A single genomic interval of Antechinus flavipes isolate AdamAnt ecotype Samford, QLD, Australia chromosome 1, AdamAnt_v2, whole genome shotgun sequence harbors:
- the LOC127544182 gene encoding LOW QUALITY PROTEIN: N-acetyllactosaminide beta-1,6-N-acetylglucosaminyl-transferase-like (The sequence of the model RefSeq protein was modified relative to this genomic sequence to represent the inferred CDS: deleted 1 base in 1 codon), with protein MGPWKQCLFVLVLLITLIFVLFYNHKLLVQKSIQRKTVSNSAELLEVCNQIIKGRLFFFNKSVLSTSDRVITCKQQLNQNHYIKKSLSEKEVKFPLAYIIVINKDFEIFERLFRAVYMPQNVYCIYVDKKAGLEFYIEVKGFLNFFSNAFLASKMEYVVYTGISKIQAELNCMRNLIASEVQWKYIINICGQDFPLKTNKEIIQHLKRFKGKNITSGVLSPEYMIWRTKYSHEEHVGPVEFFINRTQTLKTLPPHNLTIYFGSAYVALTREFINFVLQDQQVIDLLRWSKDTYSPDEHFWVTLNRNPGMFVSHVLLLPLGNTNKNVERFILQKRQML; from the exons ATGGGGCCTTGGAAGCAATGTCTTTTTGTGCTAGTTCTCCTTATCACTCTGATTTTTGTGCTCTTTTACAATCATAAGTTGCTGGTGCAAAAAAGTATCCAGAGAAAAACTGTCTCAAATTCTGCCGAATTATTAGAAGTGTGtaatcaaattata aaagggagactttttttttttaacaaaagtgTGCTAAGTACTTCAGACCGTGTGATTACTTGTAAACAACAATTGAATCAGAATCACTATATAAAAAAAAGTCTGTCAGAAAAGGAAGTCAAGTTTCCTTTGGCCTATATAATAGTTATAAACAAAGACTTTGAAATCTTTGAGAGACTCTTCAGGGCAGTTTACATGCCCCAAAATGTTTACTGTATTTATGTGGATAAGAAAGCAGGCCTTGAGTTTTATATAGAAGTAAAAggatttctgaattttttttccaatgcttTCCTTGCCTCAAAGATGGAATATGTGGTCTACACTGGAATATCCAAGATCCAGGCTGAATTGAACTGTATGAGAAATCTTATAGCCTCTGAGGTTCAGTGGAAATACATTATTAACATCTGTGGGCAAgattttcccttgaaaaccaaCAAGGAAATAATCCagcatttaaaaagatttaaagggaaaaatatcaCCTCAGGGGTGCTGAGTCCTGAGTATATGATTTGGAGAACTAAATATAGCCATGAAGAGCATGTGGGTCCAGTTGAATTTTTTATTAACCGAACCCAGACATTAAAAACCCTGCCTCCCCACAATTTGACCATTTACTTTGGCTCAGCTTATGTGGCCCTGACGAGGGAGTTCATCAACTTTGTTCTCCAAGACCAACAAGTTATTGACTTACTTCGGTGGTCTAAGGACACCTACAGCCCTGATGAGCATTTCTGGGTGACTCTCAATAGGAATCCAGGTATGTTTGTCTCACATGTGCTATTACTACCATTAGGAAATACGAACAAAAATGTTGAAAGGTTTATATTGCAAAAACGGCAGATGCTATAA